From one Halobacteriovoraceae bacterium genomic stretch:
- a CDS encoding alkaline phosphatase family protein: protein MKSFILLYLISFSIHSNDIPIYDPIVGTTGEFFKRLYSKATDSLERVKVFGLRFAGNIALDNYIRDLPVSEKVKEEVLEKIKDPEYELKLYYFISFMKEQYDLSSEDVTYFNDYIKNKFTEDQIPGLKHSLFDWENDNNSKSNTFKFDNETIAIGVELFHTLFVKSKTALDEKFIPEKYTPLSPENKDDLEVVKRTLPFVIKFLQKIESILDEGDIKDMLGHIIEDGTAQDPFKIKNNKAIAATITLIDFIKMNLLKNYRMFAYKDSREKALRTFLRHNIDQEIQSENDGPVLNVLKALSQRRYAVHITVDGLQGSLLRSLSNGNENTFKKQVQFNHKNKEMFAPSNSNAKISDFEFQMDFLDYYIDNPIFKSDEYYLPFFKYLFRVHEKNIARQGISTTPTISVRNLPIVKTGANVAGEMSTGIPNFHFVDRKKDRAYYFFGNDALQLDQLTSENNLKTMFERLKYFKTLNCSAQYDWDSKFSYDPFVSLGVGEKMRDFGEFLCLKNLKERSRNEINLRSLRKELIDHIILYKKKGAVRKFINKPYFSLRYKNLVDEIIRLEENALPEYTSIYIPWPDHFAHFKGPFSDEIISPTGELNRLDYWLKEITNVYIRSGVFDNTLFAMAGDHGLASIFYYLNPEIVVFEELQKELGREVIIKKISSDEGEGPKLTNNFDPPTNKGIDVIVASTAGGNFMIDLFNGQEKEWPRQPLYGELLNWKTISPGDPINIVSYIAKKLESTLEYLAVRESKSSLESAEIRLVSHRNGKRIDEIIKRHGNKIFYHSVNNDNDPELLQIKTLNPYKDKPSEDELFIWRELIKECLANANEEDDQTWCTEEQWREISYYTPKPDSVVQISHLYDLDNPGTINLFPKSGIGYNTLVPGRHAGEHFHEKDAFVGFWGKNIVRKTQLRSAVNGSIAPTIFEYLTLEKVQVGKNGWGFPSLLD, encoded by the coding sequence ATGAAGTCTTTTATTTTATTATATCTCATCTCTTTTTCAATTCACTCAAACGACATCCCCATATATGATCCTATCGTGGGAACAACTGGTGAATTCTTCAAGAGACTTTATTCTAAGGCAACAGATTCATTAGAGAGAGTAAAAGTATTTGGACTTAGGTTTGCGGGAAATATTGCTCTAGACAATTACATAAGAGATCTACCTGTTTCTGAAAAAGTAAAAGAAGAAGTTCTAGAAAAAATTAAAGATCCAGAATATGAATTAAAACTTTACTATTTTATTAGTTTTATGAAGGAGCAGTATGATCTTAGCTCTGAAGATGTGACTTATTTCAATGACTACATCAAGAATAAATTTACTGAAGATCAAATACCAGGACTTAAACATTCTCTTTTTGATTGGGAAAATGATAATAATTCAAAATCAAATACTTTCAAATTTGATAATGAAACAATCGCTATAGGGGTTGAACTTTTTCATACATTATTTGTAAAATCCAAAACAGCTTTGGATGAAAAATTTATACCTGAAAAATATACTCCTCTTTCCCCAGAGAATAAAGATGATCTTGAAGTAGTGAAGAGAACGCTCCCCTTTGTTATTAAATTCTTGCAAAAAATTGAATCAATTTTAGATGAGGGCGATATAAAAGATATGCTTGGACATATAATTGAAGATGGTACTGCCCAAGACCCTTTCAAAATAAAAAACAATAAGGCCATCGCTGCAACGATAACCTTAATTGACTTTATAAAAATGAATCTACTTAAAAATTACAGGATGTTTGCCTATAAGGATTCGCGAGAAAAGGCACTTCGAACATTTTTAAGACATAATATTGATCAAGAAATTCAATCAGAAAATGATGGCCCTGTCCTAAATGTTTTAAAAGCTTTATCGCAAAGAAGATACGCAGTCCATATAACTGTTGATGGTCTACAGGGGAGTCTTTTAAGATCTCTCAGTAATGGGAATGAAAATACATTTAAAAAACAAGTACAATTTAACCATAAAAATAAAGAAATGTTTGCCCCCTCAAACTCCAATGCCAAAATATCTGACTTTGAATTTCAAATGGACTTTTTAGACTACTACATCGACAATCCGATTTTTAAAAGTGATGAATACTACCTTCCTTTTTTTAAATATCTATTTCGAGTTCACGAAAAGAACATTGCAAGACAAGGTATTTCGACAACGCCAACAATATCAGTAAGAAATTTACCAATAGTTAAAACTGGAGCAAATGTTGCAGGGGAAATGTCTACGGGAATTCCTAACTTTCATTTTGTTGACCGCAAAAAAGACAGGGCATACTATTTTTTTGGAAACGATGCTCTACAGTTAGATCAGTTAACCTCTGAAAATAACCTCAAAACTATGTTTGAGCGGCTTAAGTATTTTAAAACCCTGAACTGTAGCGCTCAATATGATTGGGATTCAAAATTTTCCTATGATCCTTTTGTTTCTTTGGGAGTTGGAGAAAAAATGAGGGACTTTGGAGAATTTCTGTGTTTGAAAAATCTAAAAGAAAGGTCCAGAAATGAAATCAATCTTCGTTCCTTAAGAAAAGAACTTATAGATCATATCATTCTATATAAGAAGAAAGGAGCTGTGAGGAAATTCATTAACAAACCATACTTTTCATTAAGATATAAAAATCTGGTTGATGAAATTATAAGACTTGAAGAAAATGCACTTCCAGAATACACATCAATTTATATTCCATGGCCCGATCATTTTGCCCATTTCAAAGGCCCATTTTCCGATGAAATTATCTCTCCAACAGGTGAGCTTAATCGATTAGATTATTGGCTTAAAGAAATTACAAATGTTTATATTCGCTCCGGAGTATTTGACAACACTTTATTTGCCATGGCCGGGGATCATGGATTAGCTTCGATTTTTTATTATCTAAATCCTGAAATAGTTGTTTTTGAAGAATTGCAAAAAGAATTAGGTCGTGAAGTTATTATAAAAAAAATTTCATCTGATGAGGGCGAAGGCCCCAAATTAACTAACAATTTTGATCCTCCGACCAATAAAGGAATAGATGTTATCGTAGCTTCAACGGCCGGAGGTAACTTTATGATAGATCTTTTCAATGGGCAAGAAAAGGAATGGCCAAGACAGCCTCTGTATGGAGAGCTTTTAAATTGGAAGACGATTTCGCCTGGAGATCCTATCAATATCGTCTCTTATATTGCAAAAAAACTTGAATCAACTCTGGAGTACCTTGCAGTTAGGGAAAGTAAAAGTTCACTTGAGTCAGCTGAGATTAGACTTGTTTCACATCGCAATGGAAAAAGAATTGATGAGATCATCAAACGACATGGAAACAAAATTTTTTATCATTCTGTAAATAATGATAATGATCCTGAGCTTTTACAAATAAAAACCTTAAATCCTTATAAAGATAAACCATCAGAAGATGAACTTTTCATTTGGCGAGAACTTATTAAAGAGTGCCTTGCTAATGCAAATGAAGAAGATGATCAAACATGGTGTACTGAAGAGCAATGGCGTGAAATCTCTTACTACACTCCCAAACCTGATTCTGTGGTTCAAATTTCTCATCTCTATGACCTAGATAATCCTGGAACGATTAATCTTTTTCCAAAATCTGGCATCGGCTATAACACCTTAGTTCCAGGAAGACATGCTGGTGAACATTTTCATGAAAAAGATGCTTTTGTTGGTTTTTGGGGAAAAAATATTGTACGTAAGACTCAACTACGAAGTGCTGTAAACGGATCTATTGCTCCAACTATATTTGAGTATTTAACTTTGGAAAAAGTACAAGTTGGTAAAAATGGGTGGGGCTTTCCTTCATTACTTGACTAG
- a CDS encoding 2-oxoacid:acceptor oxidoreductase subunit alpha — translation MKTQETLESVVIRFCGDSGDGMQLTGTQFSNTSAIMGNDISTFPDFPSEIRAPQGTIAGVSGFQVHIGSSDTNTPGDESDMLVAMNPAALKSNLNSLKLGGAIILNSDEFNEANLAKAGYTVDPLKDHTLDSYKVIKAPIGTLTLSALEEVDLSKKEKERCKNFYTLGMTYYYYNRKTDQTLKWIEDKFGKKPEIMKANQLALKAGYNYAETTEEIVISYSVPSAKIEPGTYRQMSGNVSTAWGLMQAAESANLPLFLGSYPITPATDILHELSKFKHMNVTTFQAEDEIAGICSAIGASIAGSLAVTTSSGPGIALKTEAIGLAIMYETPLIIINVQRGGPSTGLPTKTEQSDLNQALIGRNGEAPLIVLAASRPNDCYEMAYEAARLTLEHMTPVMLLTDGYIANGSEPWKIPKSTDFEKINHRKPSESDLKTDITFMTRNEHSLARTWITPGMDGKVHRMGGLEKDFVTGNISAEPINHQKMCELRAQKVQKVADNIPLQVVEGEATGDLLVVSWGGTYGATRMAVRQLQKDGRSVSLMHLKYLNPMPKNVSDILAGFKKIIVPELNLGQLAPILRSRYGVKTIQYNKVQGQPFKIEELVNRFKEEL, via the coding sequence ATGAAGACACAAGAGACACTTGAAAGTGTAGTCATCAGATTCTGCGGCGACTCTGGTGATGGCATGCAGCTCACTGGTACACAATTTTCTAATACTTCAGCAATAATGGGAAACGATATTTCTACATTCCCCGATTTCCCATCTGAAATAAGGGCCCCACAAGGAACTATTGCTGGTGTCTCAGGATTTCAAGTCCATATAGGTTCTAGTGACACTAATACTCCAGGAGACGAGTCGGACATGCTTGTGGCAATGAATCCTGCTGCATTGAAATCAAACCTAAATTCCTTGAAATTGGGAGGAGCTATCATTTTAAATTCCGATGAATTTAATGAAGCTAATCTTGCTAAGGCCGGTTACACTGTAGATCCTCTTAAAGACCATACCTTAGATAGTTACAAAGTTATAAAGGCCCCAATTGGAACACTTACTCTTAGTGCCTTAGAAGAAGTAGATTTATCTAAAAAAGAAAAAGAACGTTGTAAAAATTTCTATACACTTGGTATGACTTATTATTACTACAATAGAAAAACTGATCAAACACTCAAGTGGATTGAAGATAAATTTGGTAAGAAACCTGAAATTATGAAGGCCAACCAACTTGCTCTTAAGGCCGGATATAATTATGCTGAAACAACTGAGGAAATTGTAATTAGTTACTCTGTTCCCTCTGCCAAAATTGAACCAGGTACTTACAGACAAATGAGTGGAAACGTATCCACTGCTTGGGGACTTATGCAGGCAGCTGAATCAGCAAACCTTCCACTATTTCTTGGAAGTTATCCCATAACACCGGCCACAGATATACTTCATGAGCTCTCTAAGTTTAAGCACATGAATGTCACTACGTTTCAGGCCGAAGATGAGATTGCTGGAATTTGTTCTGCGATCGGGGCCTCAATTGCTGGAAGCTTGGCCGTTACAACATCATCTGGCCCTGGGATTGCTCTAAAAACAGAGGCCATAGGTCTGGCCATAATGTATGAAACTCCCCTTATTATCATCAATGTTCAAAGAGGAGGGCCCTCAACTGGTCTACCTACAAAAACAGAACAATCCGATCTTAACCAGGCCTTAATTGGAAGAAATGGAGAAGCTCCGTTGATCGTTTTAGCAGCATCTCGCCCGAATGATTGTTACGAAATGGCCTACGAAGCTGCTAGATTAACTCTTGAACATATGACTCCAGTCATGCTCCTAACTGATGGATATATTGCAAATGGTTCTGAACCTTGGAAAATACCAAAGTCTACAGATTTTGAAAAAATTAACCATAGAAAGCCTTCTGAATCAGATTTGAAAACAGATATAACTTTTATGACCAGAAATGAACACTCTCTGGCCAGAACTTGGATTACTCCTGGAATGGATGGAAAAGTTCACAGAATGGGTGGACTTGAAAAAGATTTTGTAACCGGAAATATTTCAGCTGAACCAATTAATCACCAAAAAATGTGTGAGCTAAGGGCCCAAAAGGTTCAAAAAGTTGCCGACAATATACCTTTACAAGTCGTAGAAGGGGAAGCAACGGGGGATCTTCTTGTTGTATCTTGGGGAGGAACTTACGGAGCTACCAGAATGGCCGTAAGACAATTGCAAAAAGATGGGCGGAGTGTTTCTTTAATGCATTTGAAATATTTAAACCCAATGCCAAAAAATGTTTCAGATATTCTGGCCGGATTTAAAAAGATAATTGTTCCAGAGTTGAACCTTGGACAACTGGCCCCAATCCTTAGAAGTCGTTATGGAGTGAAGACCATACAATATAATAAGGTTCAAGGGCAACCGTTCAAAATAGAAGAACTCGTAAACAGATTTAAAGAAGAACTATAG
- a CDS encoding 2-oxoacid:ferredoxin oxidoreductase subunit beta, producing the protein MTTMYKKKDFVSDQEVRWCPGCGDYAILSCMQNALTKTGTKKEDIVCVSGIGCSSRFPYYLDTYGYHTIHGRAPAVATGIKLANPNLDVWVITGDGDGLSIGGNHTLHAMRRNVDLNIILFNNEIYGLTKGQFSPTSDKGVKTKTSPFGSIDNPLIPAQFALGSACTFIARTVDKDPKSITDLMLLSHAHKGTSFLEVLQNCVIFNDKTHDEFTLRQNRAARTVTVEDGKPLIFGAENEKGIVLDRLDLKVVTLGQGFEEKDLLVYDTSSKVLANMLIEAHKKDEENFPLALGVLYQDKESIPYNELMKGQAEQVKKRLPEANMDKLLQSGDTWEIK; encoded by the coding sequence ATGACAACGATGTATAAAAAGAAAGATTTCGTTAGTGATCAAGAAGTAAGATGGTGTCCAGGCTGTGGAGACTATGCGATTTTGTCTTGCATGCAAAATGCTCTCACTAAAACAGGCACGAAAAAAGAAGATATAGTATGTGTGTCTGGGATTGGATGTTCTTCAAGGTTTCCGTACTATTTGGACACCTATGGATACCATACTATTCATGGCCGTGCGCCAGCAGTTGCAACTGGTATAAAGCTGGCCAATCCAAACTTAGATGTTTGGGTCATAACAGGAGATGGAGATGGTCTCTCAATTGGTGGAAACCACACTCTACATGCAATGAGAAGAAATGTTGATTTGAATATTATTCTCTTTAATAATGAAATTTATGGACTCACAAAGGGGCAGTTTTCTCCTACTTCAGACAAGGGTGTTAAAACAAAAACTTCTCCATTTGGTTCAATTGACAATCCTCTTATCCCGGCCCAATTTGCTCTTGGTAGCGCGTGTACCTTTATTGCTCGAACCGTCGATAAAGATCCAAAGTCGATTACAGATCTTATGCTTCTATCTCATGCTCACAAAGGGACATCTTTTTTAGAAGTCCTACAAAATTGTGTTATTTTCAACGATAAGACTCACGATGAATTCACTTTGAGACAAAACCGAGCGGCCAGGACGGTGACAGTAGAAGATGGCAAACCACTCATTTTTGGAGCAGAAAATGAGAAAGGGATTGTTCTTGATAGACTTGATTTAAAGGTAGTTACTCTTGGACAGGGATTTGAAGAAAAGGATTTACTTGTTTATGATACGAGTTCAAAAGTTCTAGCAAATATGTTGATTGAGGCCCACAAGAAAGATGAGGAGAATTTTCCATTGGCCCTGGGAGTTCTTTATCAAGACAAAGAATCAATTCCTTACAATGAACTCATGAAAGGACAAGCTGAACAAGTAAAAAAACGCTTACCTGAAGCAAATATGGATAAGTTGCTTCAAAGTGGAGACACTTGGGAAATTAAATAA
- a CDS encoding HAMP domain-containing histidine kinase: MLATNKLAILLELSLSLINIGVEEIDYKKTLKTLLRILNCSSARIYFFIDANEKYQFELISSLPKIDKEMDQFLKDNFFLELGFPKTLFESLIHEFPKSYQQGHSQFHIFHMYQVGLIVLKTVNNNEFDILFLKTLNQIFEKLSLAIEKNRAQNQIRQTEHFVNIGQVTSGIAHEINNPVTIILGINQIMNKVISEKDFEKIQELNTKINRAAQRVGDIVKGLKSLSRDESELPLEIVPIGEILSDSEFFIQSIAEGSPVKIIFPENFEQNDFNVLGRPVQLSQVVINLIKNSIEAIYAEADPWVKISLFEENDFVCLRVTDCGQGISKELQKSILTPFFTTKKKGVGTGLGLSLSKKILESQGGTLFYDSECENTSFVIKIKKYKA; encoded by the coding sequence ATGTTAGCAACAAATAAACTGGCCATCCTTTTAGAACTTTCTTTGTCACTTATTAATATTGGTGTTGAAGAAATAGACTATAAAAAAACACTAAAAACTTTGCTACGAATACTTAATTGTAGTAGTGCTAGAATTTATTTTTTTATAGATGCAAATGAAAAATATCAATTTGAGTTGATTTCATCTCTTCCTAAAATAGATAAAGAAATGGATCAATTTTTGAAGGATAATTTCTTTTTAGAATTAGGCTTTCCAAAAACATTGTTTGAAAGTCTGATTCATGAATTTCCAAAAAGCTATCAACAAGGACACTCACAATTTCACATCTTTCACATGTATCAAGTAGGTCTTATCGTTTTAAAAACAGTTAACAATAATGAATTTGATATTTTATTTTTAAAAACACTTAATCAAATTTTTGAAAAACTATCTTTGGCCATTGAAAAAAACAGAGCTCAAAACCAAATCCGTCAAACAGAACATTTTGTCAACATTGGCCAGGTCACATCTGGAATTGCTCACGAAATCAATAACCCTGTAACAATTATTCTTGGTATAAATCAAATCATGAATAAAGTCATAAGTGAAAAAGACTTTGAAAAAATTCAAGAATTGAATACCAAGATAAATAGAGCTGCACAAAGAGTTGGAGATATCGTTAAAGGTCTAAAATCTTTATCCCGGGATGAAAGTGAGCTTCCCCTTGAAATAGTTCCAATTGGGGAAATTTTGAGTGATTCTGAGTTTTTTATTCAGAGTATTGCAGAAGGAAGTCCTGTTAAAATCATTTTTCCAGAAAATTTCGAACAAAATGATTTCAACGTACTTGGCAGGCCTGTTCAATTATCTCAAGTAGTAATCAATTTAATTAAAAATTCAATTGAGGCCATCTATGCTGAAGCTGATCCATGGGTGAAAATTAGTCTTTTTGAAGAAAATGACTTTGTCTGTCTCAGAGTCACTGATTGTGGCCAGGGTATTTCAAAAGAACTCCAAAAAAGTATCCTTACACCTTTTTTTACAACTAAGAAAAAAGGTGTAGGAACTGGACTTGGACTTAGCCTTTCTAAAAAAATTCTAGAGTCGCAAGGTGGAACCCTTTTTTATGACAGTGAATGTGAAAACACATCTTTCGTAATTAAAATAAAAAAGTATAAAGCATAA